CATTTTTTTCTCAATATGATCTTAGAAGAAAAAACAAGAACTTTACTCGAGCTTTTCCAGAGCTTGCAAGTTGGTATGACTCTATACCTCTCACTGATCTTGGTGAAGATGGGGAACTGGTATCTGGAGATTCCACATTAGGGTGGGGAATAAAAGAAGAATTGAAAGAATTAGCAAAAGCAGAAGGCTGGGTTCTTTCTCCTCAAATGAGCAATCCTGGTTCGAAAGATTATATCGATGAACAGTATCAGCTTGATGATCTTGTTGAGATGGAGATAAAAAATTTACAAGCAGTATATATAAAACACTCTAAAGAAAAATTAGATGAGAGCTGGAGCAAGCAAGAAATTATCAAGAAACTGGGCGCGATGGGATTTGTAAAAGTTTAGTTGTTAAAAAGCTCTTCAAGTTCACTATCATTCAAAATATGTAACCCTAATTTATGCTTAACAAGCTTTAATAAGGATAGATTTGGATTTTTAGAGTTGAGTTGTTCAAGTTTTGTGTAAGCTATCTCAAAATTATCGATCTCATCCTGCTCTAAATATAGTAAAGCTTTCTTGAAGTAGATATACTCCAAGTTTGAGAAGTCTCCATTGTTAAGAGTTATAACTTCTAAATTATTTAAAAAATGAAGATCTCTCGTGTAGCTGGCTACATTAAGAAGATTTGTTACTTCGTCGGCTGATATCTTTATATTTTTTTTGTTCTTATAATCTAAGTACTCCAAGGCTAGGGCCGGCTCAGTAGTGTTAATGGTCCTTGATTGTTCTAGTAAGGCCTCTTTGTTGGTGAATATTTTTATATAATTTACACTATTGCCTATTGTTATTAATAAAGTAACTAATGATAAGATCATAACAGTTCTCTTCTGTATGGAGTACTTGGCCAGAAGTGAGTAAAGAAAGATTGAGAAGAGCAAGGAGAGTGGTGCAATCGATAAATAGGCCCAGTGATCAGCAACTAGAGAATACTTCATGTATGGAACATACGCTAATCCAGATACAGGGAGATGAGATAAGAGGTATATTAAAGCAACTGTGACAAACTTTTGAAAAGGTAGTTTGAGCACGAATACTGATGACATTAGGAAAATAAAGGTTATTACAGAGTAGAGTTCTTCTAGTGTTCCAATATAGTTATATTTATACAGTAGGGAATTTTTACCGAAAAGAAGGAACTTTTTGAAATAAAATGAAGTCGTGAACAAAATAATTCTTATTCTCGAAATAGAATTATCAATAAATCTCTCGTCTTGGATTTCTAGTTTGGGAAAATTAATCTTTTGAGCTTCTTGATTGGCAAATAAATCAGACGCCGCTGTAGAAGTATGGCCTTGGTTTTTGTAATCACTATTTATTACACTAATCTCTGCTTTGCTATAATTTACACCTTGAATTGTTTTATATCCAAAGTATGCAGATATAAGCAGGAACGGTAATGTAACCATTGCGGAGACAAGGCTTCTCTTTTTTCCATAGGTAAAAGCAATTAATAGTAAAGGAAAGAATATTGCAGTAATTTTAGATGCAAGAGAAAGAGAAAAAAATAATATACTGATAATAAAAAATCTCTTTTTCTTTAAATCAAGATATTTCAAGAAATAAATTAAAGACAAGAAAAGAAATGTGATTGAAATTATCGTTTTGAATTGAAAAACCCAAAATATGCTCTCTATTTGCATCGGGTGAATTAGGAAAATTATTGCAGCGAAAGAAGATATCGCCTTAGAATAAAAACTTTTTAAAATCTTAAAAAGAAGAAGGAAATTCAAAAAATGTAGAATAATATTCGTGACTTTGTAGAGGTATATATTTTGTAAAAATACTTTTGATAAGAGCCACAGTAGAGAGTAACTCATTGGCCATGATCTCGTGTACCCACTGGTAGAGTCCCAAAAAGCCCACATAGAAGGCGAGCGTATTAGTCCGTTACTACCGAAGATAAATTCTTTGTCATCCAAAATGAGATCATTATTGGCGAAGTGAGAATAGATTACGGTAAAAATTAAACCGATAATAAGGATGTAGTTTTTCTTAAAAATATTTATAAATTTAGACATTTGTAATAGTATATTACTATATGACTAAATTGTGTGCATTTTTCTTATTCTCAATGTTTTCTTTGTATTCATTTTCATTCGATGGAGAAACTGAGAACAAAGAAATTGCTCTTATTACCAGAGAGTTTAAATCTGTTGTCGATCCTCTCTCTTGCTCTCGAAAGATAAGGTTTGATGGTAAAGAAGTAATTGTACTTGATTATGAAGGACAAAGTATTTTTTCCTCATCTACTCTGGAAACGATTAATTTTGAAATAGAGAAGAAAATTGATGATGAAAAATTCTTGGTATATTTAATTAAGATACTTACTAAAAAAAATAGAACAATTTTGAGGTTCTATATTTCACAACCTAAACGAAATCTCAGCAGATGCTTAATTTCTGATTTAACTATCTATTAAAGATTAAAAAATTTTTATAATTTGACCATAAAAATGGTCAATAATTAATTCTATTAAGCTTTAAAATTAATTGATCATGTTCAATATTTTTTCTTTGTTATTGATATTAGGTAACAATTGAAACTACGGTCACTAAATAATCTAAATTGCTAACTTCTTCACCTAAAATGACGATAGGACATTTGTAATTTCAGCAATTGGGACTTATTTGAAAAAACTTTTAACATTTTCAACCATTCTCTTCTTCGTCTTTTTTCACCTCGTATCGAAAAAAGCTCAAGAAATTTCGGATCATTCTGTTGAGACTGATTCTGTTTATGTGGAGGGTGAGAGCCTAAGTGAAGAAAATGATTTGAGTGTGGGAAGGTTCCAAAAAAGTATAGAAAAAGATTCTCAAATTTATCTCG
The Bacteriovorax sp. Seq25_V genome window above contains:
- a CDS encoding glycosyltransferase family 39 protein; translated protein: MSKFINIFKKNYILIIGLIFTVIYSHFANNDLILDDKEFIFGSNGLIRSPSMWAFWDSTSGYTRSWPMSYSLLWLLSKVFLQNIYLYKVTNIILHFLNFLLLFKILKSFYSKAISSFAAIIFLIHPMQIESIFWVFQFKTIISITFLFLSLIYFLKYLDLKKKRFFIISILFFSLSLASKITAIFFPLLLIAFTYGKKRSLVSAMVTLPFLLISAYFGYKTIQGVNYSKAEISVINSDYKNQGHTSTAASDLFANQEAQKINFPKLEIQDERFIDNSISRIRIILFTTSFYFKKFLLFGKNSLLYKYNYIGTLEELYSVITFIFLMSSVFVLKLPFQKFVTVALIYLLSHLPVSGLAYVPYMKYSLVADHWAYLSIAPLSLLFSIFLYSLLAKYSIQKRTVMILSLVTLLITIGNSVNYIKIFTNKEALLEQSRTINTTEPALALEYLDYKNKKNIKISADEVTNLLNVASYTRDLHFLNNLEVITLNNGDFSNLEYIYFKKALLYLEQDEIDNFEIAYTKLEQLNSKNPNLSLLKLVKHKLGLHILNDSELEELFNN